The bacterium genome includes a window with the following:
- a CDS encoding type II toxin-antitoxin system HicB family antitoxin, with amino-acid sequence MTRSFSLEYWQDEGWYVGRLKEIPGIFSQGETLEELEENIRDAYKLMMADKELPAPDLAIRTKEL; translated from the coding sequence ATGACGCGAAGTTTTAGCCTTGAATATTGGCAGGATGAGGGTTGGTACGTTGGTCGATTGAAGGAGATACCTGGAATTTTCAGTCAAGGAGAAACATTGGAAGAGCTGGAGGAAAATATAAGAGATGCTTACAAACTGATGATGGCAGACAAAGAGCTTCCAGCACCCGATCTTGCAATCAGAACTAAGGAACTCTAA